atctttgttcttacactttattattagtattcttaatcaagaatcaaatcactaaaggtagttataagcctactgaattataacatcaagaatcaaaccactaaaggtagttataagcctactgaattataacatgattcaaattaaataaatcatctcCAATATCGTGATGTAGTTTTAGGCGACTGAATTAAGAATTGTGAATGATTATCTCAGATCTTCGTTGATTAAAAAGCAAACAATATTAGATAAACCACAAAGGGTTGtgatatattcaataacataaataGACCTCATAATACGTTGCACATATCTAACCAGCAAAGAGTTGTAATAAGAAAATACTTATGAGTAAAGGTACATACGAAGCTGAACGATATTTTTATCATAGATGTAAAtactaaatagatgcatatataactATTTCATTAGCATGAGCGTCACATGAGGTGACCCATTATATAGACCCACGAATTCACGGAGATTTTTGAGGGATGAGTCACCATTGACTTATATGAATCACTATATCTTGTATAGTATTTGTTAGGTTTATAATAAATTGATTCAGTTGCAATATTAGTGTTACCTGACTTATAATCAATGTACGTTTTTTGAACTTAAAAacaatacatataaaataaaattGAAAGTCTAACACTGTAAAAAAGGCTAACATCCATTTCGCCAGGAAAAGACCTGCGAATTTGCGGGAttggttaaaaaaaaaattgttgtcaTAAAGTAAAACATAAGGTTTCATGTACTCGTATCTTTTCTTTGATTTCGGAGTATATGATATGCGATAGACATGAAAAAGAATATGATACACTTCAAACATATCTTTTTTGGGTGTCATGTGGCGGCTTGCATATCAGGTACCTGCATACAGTAAGTGGCAACTAATACTTTTACCAACAACAAATACTTTTATCAACATATTGTACTACTAATGAGCAGAGCCATTACCCTTTAACAAACATTGACTACACCCCCAACTTTGGGTTTTATATGTTAAATTAAGCAAATGACTCTGTCAATCCTTGTAATATCAATATTGAATTAGTTTACATGTTCGTAATAGTCCATATTactttaattaatgttaataaatgagaatacatgcacatgtaCGGTGTGCGTTGAATAATATGTGAGATAAAGATTGATAGACGTTTAATATATTGCAATAAAACTTGATAGACGTTTAATATTTTCCAAAGACATAATATCATTCGTATATCAAGGTTAGGTAAATTTTATAAGTGGCATGTTACTATTTTGTTAAAGAATAAACAAAGCTATGCCCTCATCCCAATATCAAGGTTAGGCCTTTTTCAACAaatttagaaatctttctttgatatTTTGTAACACATTACTCCTGCTTATGATTGTAACTGCAAAGAGACTACCCGAGCTTATATTGCATATTTCCTTCAAATGTATGTTAAAAATGATTTGTGTTCAAACACTTAGAGGGATTGttttgtttgttttaaaaatatgaAACTATAAACCAGCATTAATCAATACATAGTCCATTAGAAGGATCGTACGCAAACCTTTTAAAGTAAATGCACCTGAATAGTTTCAAGGCCACTGAAAATAATGTAAGACAAATGATGGGGAAAAAAACTTTTAACTGTCGGCGATTTAGGGTTTTAAGAAAACAATTTTTCAATTAATTATTATCATGtacatacatataataacaataactttAAGCGGAAGcgcattaattatattaataataaatcatcaaaacggatccatatgatttatacggttaaataaataaatacaacaagAGAGTTTTAAAGATTATACATTTCTTATAGAACCGGATTGATAGAAGAGAAACTAACAATCAAAAGTATGATTGCCGCTagggtagtccacactacacttcgatCAACGTCAAGCGGATGTGCTAGTCCTGCcaagtaatatataaataattacagtAATTATTTATTTAATCGTAAAGAACCAAGATTGATGGTTTCGTTTTAATCCGTAAGGAATAAACCCGAAAACAGTTTGCGTTTTTGAAAAAAACAAATAAGCTTGTGGAGTTTCTTTTGTTATTTGCCGTATAAAACAAAATTCGTGTGGTTTTCTTTTTCGTTGTTATTGAGTATATATTTAAGCAGAGAAAACAAGATCATAATTTATATGGGTAACTCAATGATAGTCTGTGACAATCAAAACCATATCTttctccaaaatatattatattttaataatcaaGACCTTATTTCTTTGTTCCATACATATTACTTGGTTCATACGAAAAacgtatttattaattaattaattaactaattaataattaattaaatacttttatctattactttaataatataaatcacatatatattattaattgacgtctaggtgtatatgtgtgtgaccccgaaggctcaaataaatttagccatatagttatgtgttgtaccttgcgcataaatcctacagactcccacttgtgcacggCACAacgccaagtaactatacaaacaatggttagCGTCTAGCAGCACGCCATTGTCcctaaattcatgtgagggtagtttctcagaactgctcatagaaagtgttaaatgtcatttgtccctttgtttcagatactttagttaaacttgagacatggatcatcagtctttctcatttgtttaacaattttgtttctcgatcttagaaatgaattagatcaccaaactaattaagtatcatctcaattacatttgggtgcggccatacaaatatcttattcattcatcgagaagctcagaagtatctaactccaaacgggttggaggaacaaatcctatctTGCCTACACGTGTCTGTCACGAGCTTCACATTACACCCAATAATGACTTTTAtagcagccttattcaggacaacgtttaaccatatcaaagtataatgctccacacatcgaaaccggcgtgcatctcaagtctaaggacattaTGACATAACCACTTGCGAGTTTCACTATTGACGCCGATCCATGCAGTGAAATCTcgaggttgggtcattccaatattcatcctaTGAATACATGTGAGTTTGATAGTAACACATTACACCATATCAAACACTCACATTTGTCTTAGTTTGATGTTACTCCTGTATCATCAATCGACAATGGAAATTTAGAATAAATCATTATTCACGGATTTAAACATGCAAATATAGAACACAGTAATTATAAATAAAAacgatcataaaacattatatcaaTTCATTACAAATAAAAACTGCTTTCATGTTCCAATTATCCAAATACTAAAATTACATAAAACTATTAGTTGGTCTAAGCCCAATGTTCCTAGAATGCTCGACATGCTTGGTACAAGACATTGGCTTTGTGAACGGTTCAGCTAGATTGTCTTCTGTTGGAACCTTTTGAATACGTACGTCACCTCTCTCTATAACTTCACGAATGTAGTGAAATTTGCGAAGGATGTGTTTGGCACCACGTAGAACTCCTGGTTCATTTGCTATTACTATAGCACTAGTATTGTCGCAATACATGTCCATGGGATTTTCAATGCTGGGAACAACACCAAGCCCAGATATGAATTTTCTGATCCAAACAGTTTCCTGGGCAGCTTCAGATGCAGGAATGTATTCTGATTCTGTTGTAGACATCGCTGTAGTGCTCTGCTTCGAGCTTCTCCAGTCGACTGCACCTCCGTTCATAACGAAAACGTAGCCAGATTGTGATCGactatcatctcgatcagtttcgaAACTAGCATCAGTGTAACACTTTACGCTCAGTTCATCGAAACCTCCGTAAactaagaacatatctttagtgttTCTCAAATACTTCAATATATTCTTTACAGCAGTCCAGTGActatcacctggattctgttggtaTCGGCTCGTCATATTGAGAGCGAAAGAAACATCTGGTCTAGTGCACCTCATAGCATACATGATGGATccaatagctgaagcatatgggacTCCAATCATTCGCTTCACCTCTTCGGGTGTAGAGGGGGCTTGAGTCTTACTCAATATCACATTTGGTTGCATCGGAAGACTACCACGCTTGGAAGCTTCCATCTTAAATCGCTTTTAAGATTTTGTCAACATATTCACTTTGACTTAGACCTATTAACCGCTTAGATCTATCTCTATAGATCTTGATTCCTAGGATATACACTGCATCTCCCAGATCTTTCATAGAGAAACATTTTCCAAGACAGGACTTAACGTCTTGTAGCGTTGGAATATGATtttccatgagtaatatgtcatcaacatataagatcagaaAGACTTTAACGCTCCCACTAGCTCTCATGTACACACATGGTTGGTCAAGGTTTTGTgagaaaccaaactctttgattttctcatcAAACTTCTTGTTCCAACTCcttgatgcttgctttaatccataaatggatttctgaagcttgcatactttattaggaaacttaggattcacaaacccttcagttgcaccatatatacgtcctcgctaagGTGACCATTTAGGaatgcggttttgacatccatttgccaaatctcATAGTCATA
This window of the Rutidosis leptorrhynchoides isolate AG116_Rl617_1_P2 chromosome 7, CSIRO_AGI_Rlap_v1, whole genome shotgun sequence genome carries:
- the LOC139859296 gene encoding secreted RxLR effector protein 161-like, coding for MEASKRGSLPMQPNVILSKTQAPSTPEEVKRMIGVPYASAIGSIMYAMRCTRPDVSFALNMTSRYQQNPGDSHWTAVKNILKYLRNTKDMFLVYGGFDELSVKCYTDASFETDRDDSRSQSGYVFVMNGGAVDWRSSKQSTTAMSTTESEYIPASEAAQETVWIRKFISGLGVVPSIENPMDMYCDNTSAIVIANEPGVLRGAKHILRKFHYIREVIERGDVRIQKVPTEDNLAEPFTKPMSCTKHVEHSRNIGLRPTNSFM